In the genome of Pongo pygmaeus isolate AG05252 chromosome 9, NHGRI_mPonPyg2-v2.0_pri, whole genome shotgun sequence, one region contains:
- the LOC129007447 gene encoding olfactory receptor 5AR1, whose translation MVTEFTFMGITQDLQMQIIFFVVFLKVYLVNVVGNVCMIIVIITNTQLHTPMYFFLCNLSFVDLGYSSAIAPRMLADFLTNHKVISFSSCATQFAFFVGFVDAECYVLAAMAYDRFVAIRRPLHYSTFMSKRVCLALMLGSYLAGLVSLVAHTTLTFSLSYCGSNIINHFFCEIPPLLALSCSDTYISEILLFSLCGFIEFSTILIIFISYTFILVAIIRMRSAEGRLKAFSTCGSHLTGVTLFYGTVMFMYLRPTSSYSLDQDKWASVFYTIIIPMLNPLIYSLRNKDVKAAFKKLIGKISQ comes from the coding sequence ATGGTGACTGAGTTTACCTTCATGGGCATCACCCAGGACCTTCAGATGCAGATCATCTTCTTCGTGGTCTTCCTCAAAGTTTACCTGGTTAATGTAGTGGGGAATGTTTGTATGATTATCGTGATTATAACAAACACTCAGCTTCACACACCCATGTACTTTTTCCTCTGCAACCTCTCCTTTGTTGACCTGGGCTACTCCTCAGCCATTGCCCCCAGGATGCTGGCTGACTTCCTAACAAATCACAAAGTTATCTCCTTCTCCAGCTGTGCCACCCAGTTTGCTTTTTTTGTAGGTTTTGTGGATGCTGAGTGCTATGTCCTGGCAGCCATGGCCTATGATCGTTTTGTGGCCATTCGTCGACCCCTCCACTATAGCACCTTCATGTCCAAACGGGTCTGCTTGGCTCTCATGCTGGGCTCTTACCTGGCTGGTCTAGTGAGTTTAGTAGCCCACACTACCCTAACCTTCAGCCTCAGTTACTGTGGTTCCAATATCATCAATCATTTCTTCTGCGAAATCCCACCACTCTTGGCCCTCTCTTGCTCAGACACCTACATCAGTGAGATCTTGCTCTTCAGTCTGTGTGGCTTCATTGAATTCAGcaccatcctcatcatcttcatctcCTATACCTTTATTCTTGTCGCAATCATCAGAATGCGTTCAGCTGAAGGCCGCCTTAAGGCTTTCTCCACCTGCGGGTCTCACCTTACTGGCGTCACCCTCTTCTATGGTACAGTCATGTTTATGTACCTGAGGCCAACATCCAGCTACTCCCTGGACCAAGACAAGTGGGCCTCTGTGTTCTACACGATTATCATCCCCATGTTAAATCCCTTGATCTACAGTTTGCGGAACAAGGATGTGAAAGCTGCTTTCAAAAAGCTAATTGGaaaaatatctcaataa